The following is a genomic window from Geobacillus subterraneus.
GAAACGGCACGTTCGTCCCTTTCACAAGCGGCTCATGATCATCCGTTTTTACCGTCAAATCGTCGCGATACAGCGTAATATCGAGTTCGCCGACCGGAACGGACGCCCCTTCGATTTGTTCGATCCGCTCGGCCAAGCGGCGCGCCAAGTAAATGCCGCGCGTTTTAATTCCGACCAGCACGCAGCCGTCAATGCCTTTGTTCCTTTCGATGATTTCATGGGCGATGCGCGTCAACGCGCGGCGAATCGCCTGCTCATCCATCACAACCGCCTTTTGCATGCAAGTCACCTCCGTTGGCACAAAAAAATCCCCCGCCTGTGAAGCGGGGGGTGCGGCTTACAGCCGCGGAACGAAATGGACATACGCCGCCTATTTCCTTGATCCGACCCCTTCTCAGCCTCACAGGACTGAACTTAAAGGTTCCTGTTCACCTGTTCTCATTGTAAAGGGAGCGTGTTCGTTTGTCA
Proteins encoded in this region:
- the pyrR gene encoding bifunctional pyr operon transcriptional regulator/uracil phosphoribosyltransferase PyrR, translating into MQKAVVMDEQAIRRALTRIAHEIIERNKGIDGCVLVGIKTRGIYLARRLAERIEQIEGASVPVGELDITLYRDDLTVKTDDHEPLVKGTNVPFPVSEQKVILVDDVLFTGRTVRAAMDAVMDLGRPARIQLAVLVDRGHRELPIRADFVGKNVPTSSAEVIVVELSEVDGVDQVSIHEK